The Pectobacterium wasabiae CFBP 3304 DNA segment CCTACCCGTTCTGGTCGGGTGAGCTGTTCAACAAGGGGCGCAGCAACAAAGCCGATCACCTCCATCTGGATTTAAGCCATGCCAACCTTTCCGGCGGCGTGCTGTGCGGTGACGGCCAGTGGCGGCAGATTGTGACGGTAGAAGATGCGTTAGCCGGGGGCTGCAACCTGTTCGACCTTGACCAGCTCACGCTGGAGTACAGCCCGGCAGAGTATCAAAACCTGCTGATGTGTGAGTTTGTCGATGATAAGGCTTCCGTGTTTCCGTTTGAGGAATTGCAGCGCTGTATGGTCGATGCGCTGGAAGAGTGGGAGGATTTTAACCCCTACGCGCTGCGCCCTTTTGCCTATAAACCTGTCTGGATTGGTTACGACCCGTCACACACGGGCGACAGCGCGGGCTGTGTGGTACTGGCACCGCCGCAGGCACCGGGTGGTAAATTTCGCATCCTTGAGCGCTTCCAGTGGAAGGGCATGGATTTTGCCGCACAGGCCGACGCTATCAAGCTGCTGACGGAAAAATACATTGTTGAATACATCGGCATTGATGCAACGGGCATCGGTCAGGGGGTTTACCAGCTTGTGCGCGGCTTCTTTCCGGCAGCGCGTGAAATCAAATACTCACCGGAAATTAAAACCGCGATGGTGCTCAAGGCAAAAGACACGATCACCAGTGGACGGCTGGAGTACGACACCAGCCACACCGACATCACGCAATCGTTTATGGCCATACATAAAACCATGACGGCCAGCGGTAACCGCACCACCTATGAAGCCAGCCGCAGCGAGGAAATTAGCCACGCCGACGTGGCATGGGCAACCATGCACGCGCTGTTAAACGAACCCCTGACCGCGATTAACGGTCATGTCCCTGTCAGCATTTTGGATTTTAACGAATGAAAAAGCGTAAGTTCCGCCCGTCAACATCAACGTCAGACAATGAGCCGCAGCCGATGCAGGCATTCACCTTCGGTGAGCCGTCCGCCGTTCTGGATCGCCGCGACATTCTGGACTATGCCGAGTGTATCCAGAACGGAAAATGGATTGAACCGCCGATCAGCTTTAGCGGTCTGGCTAAAAGCCTGCGCGCCGCAGTACACCACAGCTCACCCATCTACGTAAAACGTAACATTCTGGTAAGCACGTTTATTCCGCACCCACTATTAAGTCAGCAAGACTTTAGCCGCTTTGTACTGGATTACTTAGTATTTGGTAATGCGTTTCTGGAAAAGCGGCTGAACAGGGTAGGGGGGTATTACGGCTGGAGTCCAGCCCGGCCAAATATACCCGGCGCGGGGTAGAGGATGATGTTTACTGGTTCGTGCAGTCATTCAAAGAGCCGCACCGCTTTGAACCGGGTAGCGTGTTTCATCTGCTGGAGCCGGATATCAATCAGGAAATGTACGGCCTGCCGGAATATATCAGCTCGTTAAATTCGGCATGGTTGAACGAATCGGCGACGCTGTTCCGGCGAAAGTATTATCAGAACGGTGCTCATGCAGGTTACATCATGTACGTGACCGATGCGGCACAAAGTGGCACCGACGTAGACAAGCTGCGCGCCGCGATGAGTAATACAAAGGGGCTGGGGAATTTTAAGAACCTGTTCTTCTATGCGCCTAACGGCAAGCCGGACGGCATCAAGATTGTGCCGCTCAGCGAAGTGGCAACCAAAGACGACTTCTTTAACATCAAGAATGCCAGCCGTGATGATCTGCTCAGCGCCCACCGGGTGCCGCCGCAGATGATGGGGATTATACCGAATAACACGGGCGGTTTTGGGGATGTGGAAAAGGCGAGTCAGGTGTTTGTCAGGAACGAGTTGGTACCTTTACAGGAACGGATGAAAGAGATTAATGAATGGATGAACGAAGAAATTATAAACTTTAACGCATATGTGTTTTAATTTTGAGATTCAGTTATGTCATAAGCCTTTGGATTTCATGGGTAAAGTCCTGAGGCTATTTTAAATAATTCGATACGTAATTATCCATGTTGGCTTGTTTAAGTATTTTGCTATTTTTAATGTAATTTAAATTATCCCATTCAAAGTAACTGCAAAGTATAACAATTATTGTGAGTAATTTTTCATCTGTCAAATTTATTAATAATTCATATTGTTCTTCTCTTTCGTTCTCTTCGACTTTATCATTGATTAATTTAAGGGGAAGATAAAATCTTCTGGCTAAAGAAAAAAAATGGTCATCTACATCCAAGTCCTCAAGCCATTCACAAATTCTCTCTTTCCCTATACCTCCATTAACTAATAAACTTAAGCTGTCGTCGATGTAAGTAACTGCATTGCCAGATTTGTATTGAATAAGTGATGTTTCTTTGGGGGTGTTTTCATGCTGTAATTCATCATTGTGAGGGGTATCATCGATCGCAATACGTAATTTATCAAAATTAGATTCTTGAGCTTCGATTAAACTAAAAAAACGCATTTCAAATTTTTTATAATTTTCTAGTTTCTCCTGTCTCTTTAATTCATGCATTAAAGCCTGATTCGACTGCAACTGTAATCTAACAGAGTGTATTAATAAGCATATGGAGATAAAACTCAGGATGGGATTTAATACCCCACCCATAAAATCACCAAATTGCCCCCATACGTCTGCACCTTGTGTACTAAGGTAACTTACTCCAAAGTTTAAGGAATACAATCCCCAAACAACTATAATCAACGCTAAACATAAAGTCTTTAACATCTTATTGTACCGTATGAACTAGATATTTTATTGTTTCGCCGCTGTTAATTCTGACTCGGCTAACTGTTAGCTTAAGATAAATACGCCCTTCGGAAGATGGAGAGTTATTTACATGTAAATTTTCTGAGATCATTTTCTTTTGACTTGACATAATTATACGTAGAGGACTATAAAAGCCAAAAGCAACTGTTTCATCTTCTCCTTCAAGTACGAGTCTTCCATTACCAGTTCTAGCATTGAATCTCGTTATGTAAGCTCTAATTTCCTCTGTTTTTTTTGCTACCTTTGACTTAAAGAGGTTTGTTGCAGTAGCCGTGTCTAATTCAATAACTTTCTTTTTGTCATGCGCTCTTTGTTTGAAATTAAGTTCTATGTTGTAATTTTTTTTGACATTTATCTCATGCATCCTTTTTAAGGGCGCTCTTATTCTTCCTATTAACTCATCTTCAATATCTGACAAGCCTTTGACAACTTCTTCTGCTTCATTAGATAATTCTCGCGTTTCTAAATAAAGAGATTGTGAGATAAAAAAACTCATCACTTCATTAAAAACAGGTTTGGATATTCTATGAAGTTCATAAATTAATTCAGGCTCATTAATCACTAAGTCAAAGTTCTGCCCATAAGAACCTGTAAAATTCTTTTTTAGTACAGCTCGTGCAGGATTTACATGTGTACGTCTTTTGATGATTACTTTCCTTAGAATAGCCTCAGCCAAAAGACAAGTAACTTCAGCTGTTCCGCCGAGAGTTGCTATGCCATATTCCATATCAACTTCATCATCACCGCTTTTGATTATGACATCGTAATTAACACGCATTACCTTTCCTTGTGAAAGTTGATTGCACAAAAAATTAAGATTAATCTCACTCTAGCATGGCATGCTATGTCTTTGAACATTTAACCTTTAAATTTGATAACGTGCGCAATGCTATCCCCGCCACGCCTGCCCGCTTTGTGTGTCGCTTTTCATGCACTCGCGCGATCCGCGCCAGCTATGGCGTTAACGGGGATAAATTGGGCTTAGATCATCATGCAAAATCATGCGGGTTATGCATGCATGGCTAAAAGACGGCATCCTCTAATCGTTTTTTCAGGTATTCGACCAGTTCCGACTTGTCACTAATCTCTCGATACTCTCTGGTTTCTATCGTGCCGTTCGCCAAATCCGCAATGATTGACATCGCGGTTTTTAATTCGTCTACATCGCACTGAGCCACTAACGATATGTCGGCGATTAACTGAACCCGCGACAAAACGGCCTGTATGTGTTCCGTGTTTTCCAAGGGGTGCCATTTCCTTATTTTTACTGTATTCATATACAGTATTTTACATATTGAAATTTTCGTCAATCACTTAGTGTGCTACGGGTGACTGATTGGTTATGTGTTCATCGCTATAAAATCGGCGTGACATGTCACTAAAACATTTCACGCCGATACATTCACAGAATTAACTTTAAATCATGCCAGCCTTGCGTATTCCAGAACTCAGATGCACCAGACAGGCAGCACTCGGAAACGGGTAATTTCTCCCAGCATTTCTGACATTTACGCTGGCTTAACTCCGCTATTTTTTGCTGTAGGGCTGCGGCATCCTGACGAATTAACGTGGTCAGGTACTCGTCAATATCATACGGCTCACGCCCCGGACGACGCAGGGCGCAGTTGCGCTTAAGCATATCCAGCTCTTGCGCATCAACATGTATCTCGATTTTCACCACGCCAGCATCACGTTGTCGTGCGCGCTGGGCGGCTTTACGATCGGCGGGGGATTTAGGCATCACTCCCCTCACTTTTTAGCAACGCTGAATCTATGCGCCTCTGGCTATCTCTGACCGCCTCAGAACAACTAACCAGCTCATCTGGTGTAAGATTTTCTTTAACCATGATGTCCTGTAAACGTTGAATTACCCCGGCTAATTTCAGGTGGCGCAGCGTGAACTTAGGAATTTCTCGCGTTAACTGGTGCATCACTCCCCCTTATAGTCTGGTAATTCAGTGATATAAAGCGCCTTTGTCCGGCCAGCCGCACCGCATGCCTCACAAATCACGGTCGAATATTCGCTAGGGGTGTATTGGTAGCCATTAAACGCCGAATGATTGCAGTATCTCTGCGTGACAAACCATTGACGTTCTGCAATCGGCTTCTTTCGTTCGACACATTTACACCTGAAAGAAACAGCCATTGTGTTAAACCTCCATCTGATTACTAAACCCCGGCCACTCATCAGCCGCCGGGTATGAAATAAGTTCGCCGTCTATCTTCATTTTTGCCCCACGCGCCAGCGCTTCCAGCTCCCAGCATTGAACGCTGATACCACGCTGGGACAAATCAATCTGGATACGAGGTATCCGCTCCCGTTAATCTGGCCGACGGTGACGGATCGCGGAGGCTATTGGGGTTAAAGTCGCGTTGCTTATGATTCTTCCTGACGGATTGCTCACGCAGACGCATTCCTAGCGCCCTCACAGCCGCGTCGTCATTCCAGTCAATCGGTGGGTTATCGGTTTCTGATGTCGTCGCTATGCCGCTGTTTTCGGCCTGCGTTTTGACATTTGCGCCTGACCGTTGAGAACCCAACCCACAGTTATTGACAGGACTCCGAGGCGCGCCAGAGGCGCTTTTTAAAGTCAAAGGCTCAAGGTCAACGGCTTTAGAAACGATGCGCCATTCGGTTGTCCGGGTTTCAAATACATGACCGTCACCCAAATGCGGGGAGAAAATCCCGACCACTTTTTGCACCTCTTCGTCATACTCGTTGAGCTTGTCTGATACCCGGCGCGCAACACGCACCGTTTGCAGTTCGCGGGAAACATTCGCGCCACCTTGTGCGGCCATGTATGCGGCAAAGTCGCCAGCGTCGGCAGCAAAGCGAACCGCTTCGACCTGTTCGTCAAACTGGTCAGTAAGGTTGACGCTGCGTAACGTGCCGCTCCGGCACTCGCGGTAAGCGCCCATCGTGGGAACACCGATAGGTTTAAATTGGGGGATACGCCACGTTGATGCCCACGCAGTGACGGCGGCGGCGACATCACGCAGCGGCTTTCCGGTTTCGTCGTCCAGTTGGCCGTCGAGCGCATACCCATCGATATTCTTGGCGATGTACTTAGCGATATAGCCAGCGGCACCGCCCTTATTGAGGTGTTTACATTCAAAGCGGTACTTAGCCGCGCCGCGCTCGTCGCCGTCTTCTTTCAGGGCGTAGCGACGCATAATGTCGATGACGGACTGACGATGTGCGCGTTTGCAAAACAGCATCATGTGCCAGTGTGGCGTCCCGTCGTGATGAGGTTCAACAACACGCATCCCGTAAACTTTCAGGCCATTATCTTTAAACGCTGTGCGCATCTTGCTGAATATGCTGACCAGATAGCGCTGGCCGTCTTTGGGCGTAAAGGCTTCATTGTCCCAATTCCGGTTAAACTGGACTGTCTCGTTTTCGCCCTTGCCGATCACGCGGGTCGGGTGATACTTCGACGGGGTAGTGATAGTGATAAACATCCCGACATCTTTGTGTTCGCTGGCGTAACGTTCTATCCCGGCGATTGTGCTCATCAGCTCCATACGACGAATTTCCGGGTTAGAAATACTCGCCATCACCTTGTCGATCAGGTCGATGCGTTCACCCGTTGCGACGTTCTCCAGCTCACAACTTTTCAGGTAATCCATATTGGCGAGGCGACGCGCCTGTACATCGCGGATCGCCATTTTGCTGGCATACGGTGACGCCTTTTTACTGACCTGACCGACGGCAATCATCAGCGCCTCGCGCCAGCGTGTGCGCTGAGCTTTAAGCTGGCGCACCCACCATTCTTCATTAGTCATTCGGCGCAGGCTGGCTATTGCTTTGCGTATATTCAGCGTGCCTTTGCGGTAGTTCTTCCAGAAAAGCGGGGTTATGTTGAACGCACGCGCCATGCTGGCGACATGGCCGAAAAGCTCGGCCTGTGCCGCATCGGTAAAGAGCGCATCACGCTGGCCGCCGCGCTCCGCTTTCATGGCATCGCTCATTTCTTCATACGCCGAAAATATCTGGCCGGAAATACGTGCAGCCAGACGCCCCAGCGCTTTGCCATTCATACCGGGCAACGTTTGATAATTGTCATATTCAGACAGGAAACGCTCGGAAGCATGGCGATTCATGGCGTGGCGGGTATTGATTGCCTCGATACGCGGCCACATGCGCTGCATAAAGCTGTTAACCAGAAAACGATTAGCGCTGAGCTGGCCTTTGTTCTTTTTCAGGTAAACGTAGCGGTTCAGGCAGATTTCACGCAGGAAGTGAGGCTGTTGGTTAATTTTGGCTAAAACGGCTTGCCCCTGAGTCCATTCCTCACGGGTAAGCTGCCTTTCTTCTGGCACGATGGCCGGGCGCGGGGCGTTCCACGGATACGCACCCACGAACGCCTCGCGGGTGCTACCGGGGAAAGGTAACGGTGGAGTGGGAGCTGAGCGCCCCCTATGGGTAAC contains these protein-coding regions:
- a CDS encoding terminase ATPase subunit family protein encodes the protein MAGLSVRQIGEMLNQKTPTVQSWKQRDGWDAIAPVSRVEASLEARLIQLIMKTKKEGHDYKEIDLLGRQIERLARVNRYSQTGNEADLNPNVRNRNKGERKAPEKNMFSDAVIDKLNDIFLSEIFEYQRGWHQAGLQHRIRNILKSRQIGATFYFAREALIDALTTGRNQIFLSASKAQAHVFKNYIIDFARLVDVDLKGDPMVLPNGARLFFLGTNIRTAQSYTGNLYLDEYFWIPKFQELRKVASGMSLHKKWRSTYFSTPSSLAHSAYPFWSGELFNKGRSNKADHLHLDLSHANLSGGVLCGDGQWRQIVTVEDALAGGCNLFDLDQLTLEYSPAEYQNLLMCEFVDDKASVFPFEELQRCMVDALEEWEDFNPYALRPFAYKPVWIGYDPSHTGDSAGCVVLAPPQAPGGKFRILERFQWKGMDFAAQADAIKLLTEKYIVEYIGIDATGIGQGVYQLVRGFFPAAREIKYSPEIKTAMVLKAKDTITSGRLEYDTSHTDITQSFMAIHKTMTASGNRTTYEASRSEEISHADVAWATMHALLNEPLTAINGHVPVSILDFNE
- a CDS encoding 3-isopropylmalate dehydratase small subunit, with product MENTEHIQAVLSRVQLIADISLVAQCDVDELKTAMSIIADLANGTIETREYREISDKSELVEYLKKRLEDAVF